One Bdellovibrio bacteriovorus str. Tiberius DNA segment encodes these proteins:
- a CDS encoding chemotaxis protein CheW codes for MSDVSMKAKPGQYLTFQLMAEQYGVAIETVREINQFGEITPVPRTPDYVKGVMNLRGKIIPVVNLRIKFGMSSQDTTRDTCIIVIDTEIGQVGMIVDSVKEVVDLQENQIEPSPVLGNEHAMSFVRGMGKVDNKVVILVDIVSAFNQDQMGQMAQFSHNDEAKAA; via the coding sequence ATGAGCGATGTATCCATGAAAGCAAAACCCGGTCAGTACCTGACTTTCCAATTGATGGCAGAACAATATGGTGTGGCCATCGAAACAGTTCGCGAGATCAATCAGTTTGGCGAAATCACTCCGGTGCCACGCACTCCTGATTATGTAAAAGGTGTGATGAATCTTCGCGGTAAGATCATTCCTGTAGTTAACTTGCGCATCAAGTTCGGCATGTCCTCCCAGGACACAACCCGCGACACTTGCATCATCGTTATCGATACTGAAATCGGTCAGGTGGGTATGATCGTGGACTCTGTAAAAGAGGTTGTGGACCTGCAGGAAAACCAAATCGAACCATCTCCGGTTCTGGGCAACGAACACGCTATGTCCTTCGTTCGTGGCATGGGTAAAGTGGACAACAAAGTCGTTATCCTTGTAGATATCGTGTCTGCGTTCAATCAGGATCAAATGGGTCAGATGGCGCAGTTCTCTCATAACGACGAAGCCAAAGCCGCTTAA
- a CDS encoding prolyl oligopeptidase family serine peptidase: MNLIRQAGTFFCILTLLGCQTSSHKAREQKMNHDNDPYIWLEEVEGDKALEFAKAENKRTLEHFHQNPRFKTIEHDLRKIMLAEDRVPAVHLKNGELYNFWQDGKHVRGLWRKTTMQSYLTSHPHWDVILDIDALAKKENENWVWKGASTLPPAHQKALVYLSRGGKDAIVVREYDMKTRQFVADGFSLPEAKSGIDWKDENTVYVGTDFGPGTMTDSGYPRLVKIWKRGTPIGEAKLVMEGKSTDMSVYTYVQRDGDHKRVFHSIRTGFYSSENWYEDDKGVKTRLPMPTDSEFWGVFKNKLFFELKSDLGNLKSGSIVFMPFDKIFDGEKAQASLKAIFVPTDKRFIQGMSPTKNHIMLHVTDNVLSKIEKVTFTSEDTFETESVPLGENGMAYVTSTEEESDLYLAQYMDFFTPVSTYLGDASDGKNMLELLKKSPDRFNNKGMKTQRFEAISKDGTKIPYFVTSKADIKMDGKNPTLLYGYGGFQSPMQPSYLGTVGKVWLEQGGVYVISNLRGGGEFGPAWHQSVLKENRYKVYEDNIAISEDLIKRGFTSPQHLGISGRSNGGLLTGATFTQRPDLYNAVIVGVPLLDMLRYHKLLAGASWMAEYGDPDDPKMREAILKYSPYQRLSKEAKYPEVFIMTSTKDDRVHPGHARKMVARMKEQGHPVYYYENMEGGHAGSANIEQAILWNSLEYSYLWEKLK, translated from the coding sequence ATGAATCTAATTCGGCAGGCGGGAACTTTTTTCTGCATTCTGACTTTGTTGGGATGCCAGACGTCTTCGCATAAAGCACGGGAGCAAAAAATGAATCACGACAATGATCCGTATATCTGGCTGGAAGAGGTCGAAGGCGACAAGGCCCTGGAATTTGCAAAAGCCGAAAACAAACGCACCTTAGAACATTTTCATCAAAACCCGCGTTTTAAAACCATTGAGCATGACCTAAGAAAGATCATGCTGGCAGAAGACCGTGTGCCTGCGGTGCACCTGAAAAATGGGGAGCTTTACAACTTCTGGCAGGATGGAAAGCATGTGCGCGGCTTGTGGAGAAAAACCACAATGCAAAGCTATCTGACGTCACACCCGCACTGGGACGTGATTTTGGACATTGATGCTTTGGCAAAAAAAGAAAATGAAAACTGGGTGTGGAAGGGCGCAAGCACGTTGCCACCGGCTCATCAGAAGGCCTTGGTTTATCTGTCCCGTGGGGGCAAAGATGCCATTGTGGTGCGTGAGTATGATATGAAGACCCGCCAGTTTGTAGCCGATGGATTCAGTCTGCCAGAGGCAAAAAGTGGCATTGATTGGAAGGATGAAAATACCGTTTACGTGGGCACAGATTTCGGTCCGGGCACGATGACGGATTCGGGATACCCTCGTCTTGTCAAAATCTGGAAGCGTGGAACGCCAATTGGTGAAGCCAAGCTGGTGATGGAAGGCAAATCCACCGACATGTCTGTTTACACCTATGTGCAAAGAGACGGCGATCATAAGCGTGTTTTCCATTCAATTCGCACCGGCTTTTATTCCAGCGAAAACTGGTATGAAGATGACAAGGGCGTAAAAACCCGACTGCCCATGCCGACGGACTCAGAATTCTGGGGTGTTTTCAAAAACAAACTGTTCTTTGAGTTGAAATCTGATTTGGGAAATCTTAAAAGCGGCAGCATCGTGTTCATGCCGTTCGATAAAATCTTCGATGGCGAAAAAGCGCAAGCATCCCTGAAGGCGATCTTTGTCCCGACGGACAAAAGATTCATTCAAGGCATGAGTCCGACCAAGAACCACATCATGCTGCATGTGACAGACAACGTGCTTTCCAAAATCGAAAAAGTGACCTTCACCAGCGAAGACACCTTCGAAACTGAATCAGTGCCTTTGGGTGAAAACGGCATGGCCTATGTTACCTCCACAGAGGAAGAAAGTGATCTGTATCTGGCTCAGTACATGGACTTCTTCACTCCGGTCTCCACTTATCTTGGCGACGCCAGTGACGGCAAAAACATGCTGGAACTGCTGAAGAAATCCCCGGATCGCTTCAACAACAAGGGCATGAAGACCCAGCGTTTTGAAGCCATCAGCAAAGACGGCACGAAGATTCCTTACTTTGTGACTTCCAAGGCGGATATCAAAATGGATGGCAAAAATCCGACGCTGCTTTACGGTTATGGCGGATTCCAGTCTCCGATGCAGCCAAGTTATTTGGGCACGGTCGGTAAAGTGTGGCTGGAACAGGGTGGAGTCTATGTGATTTCCAATCTGCGCGGCGGGGGCGAGTTCGGTCCGGCATGGCATCAGTCCGTGCTGAAAGAAAACCGCTATAAAGTTTACGAAGACAACATCGCGATTTCAGAAGACCTGATCAAACGTGGATTCACATCACCACAGCATCTGGGTATTTCCGGCCGGTCCAACGGGGGCCTGCTGACAGGGGCGACTTTCACGCAGCGCCCGGATCTGTACAATGCCGTGATTGTGGGCGTGCCACTGCTGGATATGCTTCGCTATCACAAGCTGTTGGCGGGCGCGAGCTGGATGGCTGAATATGGCGATCCGGATGATCCAAAGATGCGTGAAGCCATCCTGAAGTATTCTCCGTACCAGCGTCTGAGCAAAGAGGCGAAGTATCCGGAAGTGTTCATCATGACCAGCACCAAGGATGACCGCGTTCATCCGGGCCACGCACGCAAGATGGTGGCACGCATGAAAGAGCAGGGGCATCCGGTGTACTACTATGAAAATATGGAGGGCGGTCACGCAGGCAGCGCGAATATCGAACAAGCGATCCTGTGGAACAGTCTTGAATACAGCTATCTTTGGGAAAAACTAAAATAA
- a CDS encoding Ig-like domain-containing protein: MLTFTSGCSISTELFKSVTDLMSRQPLQAVLSSSVSSYNNLSQWTVQVTFSEDVQGLEVSDFSVNNATIVSLTPVDASTYDLVLEPLLDGPVTVLLPVNAATSLALNEATPESNTLSFTSDRTKPSATLTYSGDDPTNESPLIFDLMLGESVASVLDASAFAVTNGIIDKIEGSGPGYFIYVIPSASQTEVRLSLPGDRIYDLAGNGNLASAEMVVEYNSDRPLPTLSSADPMKVNVAAISVAVSFSAPVTGFDASDLELSNATVENFAGSGDTYTFTLRASGQGDFAVRVKNEAASDSVGNKSLVSSWLNRHHDSVRPTVSLGSLAAYTLSAPVSITATFSESVSGFTAGDLELVNATATVTGSGGSYTIEITPVTEGAFSVRVPEAAATDDAGNASQASATSSSIFDTLPPTVEIISEAGPNVYEAPIYFTIKFSEEVTGLVAADFVKSGANISSVTPASGPSAVYRLQMAAPAFGTGDISLSLPSGVVVDGSGKGNLASAVTTVLFDNSPVTISLAGNEQVVTEDENNAGGSPDKLFGLTMSGSKPYNVTVNYEVSGSAVANTDVTLAQKGSILIPAGSTNVSLPFRLINNAGSIHNKYLQLNLTFANTPVARFARVSQSRVMIKDVTSAAHSTVKRIVGSYRHRCALMMDGKVRCWGENADGQLGDGTTANRLQAVSALTGVWNFKQLTTGADHSCGILDDPAKEVVCWGNNDRYQLGLGDQTDRHTPVLLSSISGVDEIAAGDGFTCALKAGKIYCWGRQDRGRLGNGVVTNGNVSTPAELVTASAFDFDRLSVGGGTGCAINTNNQLYCWGNNGRGQLGIGSTAHQGTAQLVGSDFLKISVAGLTVPGTIAAEGGHVCAVKTDFTVQCWGGNSYLQSGSSPTTDKTLPATITSVDTFDDVAAGAYHTCGIRKSDGRVVCWGSTRLGGNTNYIGPHGQGLTPGTTVLPVLTADTNSYASITSGVAYSCGVTSTGRTKCWGEYGAGYLGDGSSVYRREPAVSDIGVTYKKISMGVFLSCGITTDDILKCWGANQFSTYLGDGSSFGRSYPVVIDQERKYKDVAIGYESICGILLDGTLKCWGGSGSYGVGDGVLQIRLSPVVIDGGTSYKWISVGQSTTCGVTSAGVLKCWGRNNSGIIGGSTTPAVYAAPTVIDSGVRYKMVSVLGGLTGSACAITDENELKCWGNHVASLGRGAIAAPDIYTPGVVMAGTKFVAVSMYGSRTCAISDAFKLYCWGDGTGYGTGLNVTTSYNTPQMVSPAVSYTSVSMGSNGGCAITTGEQIKCWGAEGDVATDSYWASTGTGLAEARIPADLLGGGTYKSVERGGNSGCAITPTDALKCWGSNVYGQMADYKVLMSWLTPIDITNWIED, translated from the coding sequence TTGCTGACGTTCACCAGCGGGTGCTCGATCTCTACAGAACTATTCAAGTCCGTCACCGACCTTATGTCCCGTCAGCCCTTGCAGGCTGTTCTAAGCTCGAGTGTTTCATCTTATAACAATTTAAGTCAGTGGACAGTCCAGGTGACTTTTTCCGAAGATGTTCAGGGGCTTGAGGTATCTGATTTTTCAGTAAACAACGCCACGATTGTCTCGTTAACACCGGTCGACGCGTCGACTTATGATCTGGTTCTGGAGCCACTTTTGGATGGTCCGGTCACTGTGCTGCTGCCAGTAAATGCCGCCACCAGCCTTGCGTTGAATGAAGCCACACCAGAATCAAATACCCTGAGTTTCACCAGTGACCGAACGAAACCCTCTGCCACCCTGACTTATTCGGGAGATGATCCGACCAATGAATCCCCGCTGATCTTTGATCTGATGTTGGGCGAGTCAGTGGCTTCGGTTCTGGATGCTTCGGCTTTTGCCGTGACAAATGGGATCATCGATAAAATCGAGGGCTCAGGTCCTGGTTACTTCATTTATGTTATTCCGTCGGCGTCACAAACTGAAGTGAGGCTGTCTCTTCCTGGCGATCGTATCTATGACCTTGCAGGGAATGGAAATTTGGCTTCGGCCGAGATGGTGGTGGAATACAATTCAGATCGACCTTTACCCACGCTAAGCAGCGCGGATCCCATGAAGGTGAATGTGGCTGCGATTTCGGTTGCGGTCAGCTTTTCTGCACCAGTGACAGGATTTGATGCTTCTGATCTGGAGCTTTCAAATGCCACGGTCGAAAATTTTGCCGGCAGTGGGGATACCTATACTTTCACCTTGCGAGCCTCCGGTCAGGGCGACTTTGCCGTGCGGGTAAAAAATGAAGCGGCGTCGGACAGTGTCGGGAACAAGTCTTTGGTGTCAAGCTGGTTGAACAGACATCATGACAGCGTTAGACCGACGGTTTCTTTGGGAAGTCTGGCCGCTTATACTTTGTCAGCTCCGGTTAGCATCACGGCGACTTTCAGTGAGTCCGTTTCCGGCTTCACGGCCGGAGATTTGGAACTGGTAAATGCGACTGCGACTGTGACGGGAAGCGGAGGATCTTACACAATTGAGATCACTCCCGTAACTGAGGGTGCTTTTAGTGTGAGAGTTCCGGAAGCAGCTGCAACTGATGATGCTGGTAATGCCTCACAGGCCTCAGCGACAAGCTCCAGCATTTTTGACACGCTTCCACCCACTGTGGAAATCATCAGTGAGGCGGGACCGAATGTTTATGAAGCCCCGATATATTTCACCATAAAATTCAGCGAAGAGGTGACAGGTCTTGTTGCAGCAGATTTTGTAAAATCCGGTGCCAATATCAGTTCGGTGACGCCAGCGTCAGGACCAAGCGCGGTGTACAGATTGCAAATGGCAGCCCCGGCTTTTGGAACCGGGGATATCTCCTTATCGTTGCCAAGTGGAGTCGTGGTGGACGGTTCCGGGAAAGGGAATCTGGCTTCTGCGGTGACCACTGTTTTATTTGATAATTCTCCGGTGACAATTTCTCTTGCGGGCAACGAACAGGTTGTGACTGAAGACGAAAATAATGCCGGCGGCAGTCCCGACAAATTATTTGGTCTGACGATGAGTGGTTCGAAACCTTATAACGTGACGGTCAATTATGAAGTTTCCGGATCTGCTGTCGCGAATACTGACGTCACCTTGGCGCAAAAGGGCAGCATTTTGATTCCCGCCGGAAGCACGAATGTGTCGTTGCCGTTTAGACTGATCAATAATGCCGGCAGTATTCATAATAAATATCTCCAGCTGAACCTGACGTTTGCAAACACGCCGGTGGCCCGCTTTGCGAGGGTGTCACAAAGTCGTGTGATGATCAAAGATGTGACCAGTGCAGCGCACTCGACAGTGAAAAGGATTGTCGGATCTTATCGTCATCGTTGTGCCCTGATGATGGATGGAAAGGTTCGCTGTTGGGGTGAAAATGCCGACGGTCAGTTGGGTGATGGAACGACGGCCAATCGTTTGCAGGCTGTTTCAGCTTTGACGGGTGTCTGGAACTTTAAACAATTGACCACAGGCGCTGATCATAGCTGTGGCATTCTTGATGATCCGGCCAAAGAAGTTGTCTGCTGGGGAAACAACGACAGGTACCAGCTGGGATTGGGTGATCAGACGGATCGTCACACGCCGGTATTATTGAGCAGCATCAGCGGGGTGGATGAGATTGCCGCGGGCGATGGATTCACCTGTGCCTTGAAAGCTGGAAAAATCTATTGCTGGGGACGTCAGGATCGAGGACGCCTTGGGAACGGCGTTGTGACAAATGGAAACGTCAGCACACCTGCAGAATTGGTGACGGCAAGTGCTTTTGATTTTGACCGTCTGTCTGTCGGCGGCGGTACCGGATGTGCTATCAACACGAATAATCAGCTTTATTGCTGGGGGAATAATGGGCGGGGGCAACTTGGAATTGGAAGTACTGCCCATCAGGGAACAGCCCAGTTGGTGGGCTCTGACTTTTTGAAAATTTCAGTGGCAGGATTGACCGTACCGGGCACTATTGCCGCAGAAGGCGGACACGTTTGTGCCGTCAAGACGGATTTTACAGTTCAGTGCTGGGGGGGGAATTCTTATCTTCAAAGCGGTTCCAGTCCCACGACCGATAAAACCCTTCCCGCGACAATCACCAGTGTTGATACCTTTGATGACGTGGCGGCGGGTGCTTATCACACCTGCGGTATTCGAAAATCTGATGGTCGTGTTGTTTGCTGGGGTTCAACAAGACTCGGCGGCAACACCAATTATATCGGTCCCCACGGTCAAGGCCTGACCCCTGGTACCACGGTACTGCCGGTTTTGACGGCGGATACAAATTCTTATGCCAGTATTACTTCAGGTGTGGCTTACAGCTGCGGAGTCACCAGTACGGGCCGAACAAAATGCTGGGGCGAATATGGCGCGGGCTATCTGGGCGATGGGAGTTCGGTATATCGTCGGGAACCTGCCGTTTCCGACATCGGTGTCACCTACAAGAAGATCTCTATGGGAGTGTTTTTATCCTGCGGCATCACGACGGATGATATATTGAAATGCTGGGGAGCAAACCAGTTCAGCACTTACCTTGGTGACGGGTCCTCGTTTGGTCGAAGCTATCCGGTGGTCATTGATCAGGAGCGCAAGTATAAGGATGTCGCCATCGGCTATGAATCCATCTGCGGAATATTGCTGGATGGAACTTTAAAATGCTGGGGAGGCAGCGGCAGTTATGGAGTCGGGGATGGAGTTCTTCAGATTCGTTTGTCTCCGGTGGTGATTGATGGCGGAACTTCTTATAAATGGATCTCTGTAGGTCAGTCCACGACTTGTGGGGTAACCAGCGCAGGGGTATTGAAGTGCTGGGGCCGCAACAACAGTGGAATTATTGGTGGTTCCACAACTCCTGCGGTCTATGCCGCCCCCACTGTGATTGACTCGGGCGTTCGTTATAAGATGGTATCGGTTCTTGGTGGATTGACGGGGTCAGCCTGCGCCATTACAGATGAAAATGAACTGAAGTGCTGGGGAAACCATGTCGCTTCTTTGGGGCGAGGAGCCATAGCTGCACCAGATATCTACACGCCGGGAGTTGTAATGGCGGGCACAAAATTCGTTGCCGTCAGCATGTATGGCAGCCGAACTTGTGCAATCAGCGACGCTTTCAAGTTGTATTGCTGGGGTGATGGTACGGGTTATGGAACTGGGCTTAACGTGACGACGAGCTATAACACGCCACAAATGGTAAGCCCTGCTGTCAGCTATACCAGTGTGTCAATGGGATCAAACGGCGGATGTGCGATAACCACCGGTGAACAGATTAAATGCTGGGGCGCTGAAGGAGATGTCGCCACAGATTCCTATTGGGCTTCAACGGGCACGGGTCTGGCGGAGGCACGAATTCCTGCGGATTTGCTGGGCGGTGGTACATACAAAAGCGTTGAGCGTGGGGGAAATTCTGGTTGTGCCATTACGCCGACAGATGCTCTGAAGTGCTGGGGCAGCAATGTTTACGGTCAGATGGCGGACTATAAGGTGCTTATGTCCTGGCTGACTCCGATTGATATCACCAATTGGATAGAGGACTAA
- a CDS encoding chemotaxis protein CheA: MSGDNSFFEELQMDFLNESAFMLEQYEEYMMRLENSEDPAKDLTDIFRVAHSVKGGAAAVGLADLCKFAHVMEDLLDLLRSRPELVNSTVISLLLQSGDELKNRVAALQQQQGGPWDPSALTAELIAITEQLSGKASKHAHAPAPSVDEPKVEVPDDFFSQAPAAEASAGAEDDLINHDLLAELLAQMSPEDQAEFHAKEAAEAALKTAIAESAPVAAEPANPAPILKVVETPMEAPASAVKAAPAAAAKPAAAASAAGNGGGNNKNAKNATSAIKVDTGRVDSVLDAVGELVVLKNQLVHDETVRSGVNLRLEAIVDQLDKAVRELYEKTLSIRMTPLKSMFIKIQRIVRDVSLTLDKPVDLQLIGEETEVERTVFELLGDPLVHLVRNSMDHGVEKKELRQERGKPATAKVTVSAKQSGGNVIIDISDDGGGINRDKVLGKAIEKGFVPAGVDPASIPDEQVFQYIFYPGFSTADKISDLSGRGVGLDVVKSNLDKINGKINIYSKSGQGTTFRLTIPLSTAITDGIIVALDGARYILPIHSIREIVRVLPKDYTNISGAGKVASIRGHLLPVIDVSKTLGSINWSLNKKDQQLAQRRENSLSARREETMLVIIESMTGQMAFPVDDVLGQAQVVVKPITTGQDIPEVAGAAILGDGRTVLILEPGALVNNIANGRGMAA; the protein is encoded by the coding sequence ATGAGCGGTGACAATTCTTTCTTTGAAGAACTACAAATGGATTTCCTGAATGAATCCGCATTTATGCTGGAGCAGTACGAGGAATACATGATGAGGCTGGAAAACAGTGAAGATCCAGCGAAAGACCTGACAGATATTTTCCGGGTGGCCCATTCCGTAAAAGGGGGTGCTGCTGCTGTCGGTCTTGCAGACTTGTGTAAATTTGCCCACGTGATGGAAGACCTTTTGGATCTTCTGCGTTCACGCCCTGAACTGGTGAACTCAACAGTGATTTCTTTGCTATTGCAATCCGGTGACGAATTGAAGAATCGTGTTGCTGCTCTTCAGCAGCAGCAGGGTGGTCCATGGGATCCGTCTGCCTTGACGGCGGAATTGATAGCCATCACCGAACAGCTTTCCGGCAAGGCTTCCAAGCATGCTCATGCTCCGGCGCCTTCTGTGGATGAACCCAAAGTCGAAGTTCCGGATGACTTCTTTTCTCAGGCACCTGCGGCAGAAGCATCTGCCGGAGCTGAAGACGATTTGATCAATCATGATCTGCTGGCAGAACTGCTGGCGCAGATGTCACCTGAAGATCAGGCTGAATTTCATGCCAAAGAAGCGGCCGAGGCCGCACTAAAAACGGCGATTGCAGAATCTGCACCCGTGGCGGCAGAACCGGCAAATCCGGCTCCGATTTTGAAAGTGGTGGAAACACCGATGGAAGCTCCGGCATCGGCTGTGAAAGCGGCTCCGGCGGCGGCGGCAAAACCAGCGGCGGCAGCTTCTGCTGCCGGCAATGGTGGGGGTAATAACAAGAACGCCAAAAATGCGACCAGCGCCATCAAAGTCGACACGGGTCGTGTGGACTCGGTTCTGGATGCAGTGGGCGAGCTGGTTGTACTGAAAAATCAGCTGGTGCATGACGAAACAGTTCGCAGCGGTGTGAACCTGCGTTTGGAAGCCATTGTTGATCAGCTCGATAAGGCCGTTCGTGAATTGTATGAAAAAACTTTGAGCATCCGTATGACTCCGCTGAAATCCATGTTCATCAAGATTCAGCGTATCGTGCGTGACGTGTCTTTGACTCTGGACAAACCAGTGGATTTGCAATTGATCGGTGAAGAAACCGAGGTCGAAAGAACCGTGTTCGAGCTTCTGGGTGATCCTTTGGTTCACTTGGTTCGTAACTCGATGGACCACGGGGTGGAAAAGAAAGAACTTCGTCAAGAGCGCGGCAAGCCCGCAACGGCGAAAGTCACCGTGTCGGCAAAACAATCCGGCGGTAACGTTATCATCGACATTTCGGATGACGGTGGTGGTATCAACCGTGACAAGGTTCTGGGTAAAGCCATCGAAAAAGGCTTTGTGCCGGCAGGTGTGGACCCGGCGTCCATTCCGGATGAACAGGTTTTCCAGTATATCTTCTATCCGGGGTTCTCTACCGCCGACAAGATTTCGGATCTGTCCGGTCGTGGTGTGGGTCTGGATGTGGTGAAATCAAATCTGGATAAAATCAACGGTAAGATCAATATTTACTCCAAGTCAGGTCAGGGAACGACGTTCCGTCTGACGATTCCTCTGAGCACGGCGATCACTGACGGTATCATCGTGGCTTTGGATGGCGCCCGTTACATTCTGCCGATTCATTCCATTCGCGAGATCGTGCGTGTACTTCCTAAAGACTACACTAATATCTCTGGTGCCGGAAAAGTGGCCAGTATCCGTGGTCATTTGCTGCCGGTGATTGATGTTTCCAAGACTTTGGGTTCGATTAACTGGAGCCTGAATAAAAAAGACCAGCAGCTGGCTCAGCGCCGTGAGAACTCTTTGAGTGCACGTCGTGAGGAAACCATGCTGGTGATCATTGAATCCATGACAGGTCAAATGGCCTTCCCGGTCGACGATGTCCTGGGTCAGGCGCAGGTGGTTGTTAAACCAATCACCACGGGTCAGGACATTCCGGAAGTCGCGGGTGCTGCAATCCTGGGGGATGGCCGTACAGTTCTGATTTTGGAACCAGGTGCTTTGGTAAATAATATTGCTAACGGAAGAGGAATGGCCGCATGA
- a CDS encoding protein-glutamate methylesterase/protein-glutamine glutaminase — protein sequence MAQKIRVLIVDDSAVIRKLLEKIFSSCADIEVVGTASDPYIARDKLVALKPDVMTLDVEMPRMDGISFLEKVMQHFPTRTIIFSSLAKTGSETYLRALEAGAIEIMEKPSIDVSQSLETLSAAIIEKVKAVAKARINPIKAVVPNPGAPVQKIASTSLARTTHQLLAVASSTGGTEALKVFLSGMPADIPGTLVVQHMPPGFTKSFAENLNKMFPFEVKEAEEGDQVVPGRVLIAPGNYHMEITRSGAFYYVKLHQGPALHSVRPAADYLMKSVAKYVGKNAMGVVLTGMGKDGAEGLLEMKNAGAYTVAQNEETCVVYGMPAAAVALGAADKVLPLDRIAGDLLKQLQTRNAA from the coding sequence ATGGCACAAAAGATTCGTGTCCTTATTGTTGATGATTCTGCGGTGATTCGTAAGCTGCTGGAAAAAATCTTTTCCTCTTGCGCGGACATCGAAGTGGTGGGAACAGCATCGGACCCTTACATCGCCCGTGACAAGCTGGTGGCGCTAAAGCCCGACGTGATGACTCTGGATGTAGAGATGCCTCGTATGGATGGCATCAGCTTCCTGGAAAAAGTCATGCAGCATTTCCCGACCCGCACGATTATTTTTTCAAGCTTGGCAAAGACGGGCTCTGAAACTTATCTGCGCGCTCTGGAAGCCGGAGCCATCGAGATTATGGAAAAGCCGTCCATTGACGTGTCCCAGTCCCTGGAAACACTGTCGGCGGCGATCATTGAAAAAGTAAAAGCCGTGGCAAAAGCCCGTATCAATCCGATCAAAGCGGTGGTGCCTAATCCGGGCGCTCCGGTACAGAAGATTGCCAGCACCTCTTTGGCGCGCACGACGCACCAGTTGCTGGCGGTGGCCTCGTCCACCGGTGGTACCGAGGCGCTGAAGGTGTTCCTAAGCGGGATGCCTGCGGATATTCCGGGAACTTTGGTTGTGCAGCACATGCCACCGGGTTTCACGAAATCATTTGCTGAAAACCTGAATAAGATGTTCCCTTTTGAAGTCAAAGAGGCTGAAGAAGGGGATCAGGTTGTTCCGGGTCGAGTTCTGATTGCTCCGGGCAACTATCATATGGAAATCACGCGCAGTGGTGCCTTCTATTACGTGAAGCTGCATCAGGGTCCGGCCCTGCACAGTGTTCGCCCAGCTGCGGACTATCTAATGAAATCAGTGGCGAAGTACGTGGGTAAGAATGCCATGGGTGTTGTTCTGACCGGTATGGGCAAAGACGGCGCTGAAGGTCTTCTGGAAATGAAGAACGCTGGTGCTTACACGGTGGCTCAGAACGAAGAAACCTGCGTGGTGTACGGTATGCCGGCAGCCGCAGTAGCCTTGGGTGCTGCTGACAAGGTTCTGCCACTGGATCGCATCGCCGGAGACTTGCTGAAACAGCTGCAGACTCGTAACGCCGCCTAG
- a CDS encoding CheR family methyltransferase translates to MTAVKKNEATGALYDFEDIKLSDKMFMKFAERMYDLAGVDLPLTPKNHALIRNRIVKLLRRHSLKTYEDYWSKLEAGGNEMVSEFISALTTNMTSFYRESNHFDFLKSILPELSRKFGSDLRMWCAAASTGQEPYTIAMTACEAQPEMPSAKPRLLATDIDLQVLKKASTGTYEEREMQGLPPVQRSKYFEKIKADGDEYWRAKDQIHNMIRFAPFNLMNPKYEFQHKFHVIFCRNVLIYFDEPTTKRVIDNLVSCLAPGGYLVLGHSESGNVKHPGLKPMSRAVYQKL, encoded by the coding sequence ATGACCGCTGTAAAGAAGAATGAGGCCACGGGCGCTCTGTACGATTTTGAAGACATCAAGCTTTCGGACAAAATGTTCATGAAGTTTGCTGAGCGCATGTATGATCTGGCCGGGGTGGATTTGCCACTGACGCCAAAGAATCATGCCCTGATCCGCAACCGCATCGTAAAACTGTTGCGCCGCCATTCCTTGAAGACCTATGAAGACTACTGGTCCAAACTTGAAGCCGGCGGCAACGAGATGGTGTCTGAATTCATTTCGGCGCTGACGACGAACATGACGTCCTTCTATCGCGAGTCGAATCATTTCGACTTCCTGAAGTCCATTTTGCCGGAACTGTCCCGCAAGTTTGGTTCTGATCTGCGCATGTGGTGTGCCGCAGCCAGCACAGGACAAGAGCCTTACACAATCGCGATGACGGCGTGTGAAGCACAACCTGAAATGCCTTCTGCGAAGCCGCGCCTGCTGGCGACGGATATCGACTTGCAGGTTTTGAAGAAAGCCTCAACCGGCACTTATGAAGAACGCGAGATGCAGGGCCTGCCGCCCGTGCAGCGTTCGAAGTACTTTGAAAAAATCAAAGCTGACGGCGACGAATACTGGAGAGCCAAGGATCAGATTCATAACATGATCCGCTTTGCTCCGTTCAATCTGATGAATCCAAAGTACGAGTTCCAGCACAAGTTCCATGTGATCTTCTGCCGTAACGTGCTGATTTATTTTGATGAGCCGACAACGAAACGTGTGATCGACAATCTGGTGTCCTGTTTGGCGCCGGGCGGGTATCTGGTTCTGGGACATTCCGAATCAGGCAATGTGAAACATCCGGGTTTGAAGCCGATGTCTCGCGCAGTTTATCAAAAACTTTAA